Sequence from the Desulfomicrobium apsheronum genome:
TGGCGCCCTTTTGGGCGCGGTAGGCGGGGCTTATTTGGGTTGTCTTGGGGTTGAACTGATGAACCATCGCCCGTTTGACGAGTCCAAGAAAGCGGCTTTAGGCGCCATGATTGGCAAGGTTCTTGGCTTGGCCGTAAAAATAGGAATAGGTATCGCGTTTCTTGTCCATGCCTTCGAACTGCTCTTCCGGGTCTGACGATTTCGGAGTGGTATCTAATAATTTCTTTTTTTAGATATTTTGTAGTGACGATTAGGGATGGACATGTCACATATTCCCAGAATATCCTTCATCAATTTCGCGATCGTAAGCTTTGGCCGCATTCTTGGCCAATTCGTCACAGCGTTCGTTTTCCGGGTTTCCATCGTGAGCTTTCACCCAGTGGAATATCACCTTGTGTTTTTTCAACAATGCCAGCAGCTGCTCCCATAGGTCCCTGTTCTTGACAGGTTTTTTCGCCGAGGTAAGCCAGCCGTTTTTTATCCAGGATTGGATCCATTTCTTGGATATGGCGTCGCATACATAGCGCGAATCCGAATGGATATGAACTGTGCACGGTCTTTTAAGGTGCTCCAGGGCATGAAGGACTCCCCGGATTTCCAT
This genomic interval carries:
- the rnhA gene encoding ribonuclease HI, which codes for MSDTLITIYTDGSSLGNPGPGGWGAVLLWADSRKELSRGYVETTNNRMEIRGVLHALEHLKRPCTVHIHSDSRYVCDAISKKWIQSWIKNGWLTSAKKPVKNRDLWEQLLALLKKHKVIFHWVKAHDGNPENERCDELAKNAAKAYDREIDEGYSGNM